In Aphelocoma coerulescens isolate FSJ_1873_10779 chromosome 3, UR_Acoe_1.0, whole genome shotgun sequence, a single window of DNA contains:
- the DTD1 gene encoding D-aminoacyl-tRNA deacylase 1 has product MKAIVQRVAQASVTVGGEQISSIGRGLCVLLGISLEDTQRELEHMVRKILNLRVFEDESGKHWSKSVMDKQYEVLCVSQFTLQCILKGNKPDYHMAMPTEQAESFYNNFLEQLRKAYKPELIKDGKFGAYMQVHIQNDGPVTIELESPAATVDPKQLTKLEKQQQRKEKTRTKVPSESSRERNAPRNKDDPSASSGAEGDVSSEREP; this is encoded by the exons ATGAAGGCGATCGTGCAGCGGGTGGCCCAGGCCAGCGTCACAG tGGGTGGTGAACAAATCAGTTCAATAGGACGAGgcctctgtgtgctgctgggCATTTCTTTGGAAGATACACAAAGAGAGCTGGAGCACAT GGTTCGAAAGATCTTGAACTTGAGAGTCTTTGAAGATGAAAGTGGGAAGCACTGGTCCAAAAGTGTGATGGATAAACAGTATGAAGTGTTGTGTGTGAGCCAATTTACTCTCCAGTGCATCCTGAAGGGAAACAAGCCTGACTATCACATGGCAATGCCCACGGAGCAGGCAGAGTCTTTTTATAACAACTTCCTAGAGCAGCTAAGAAAAGCCTACAAACCAGAGCTTATTAAAG ATGGCAAATTTGGTGCCTACATGCAGGTCCACATCCAGAATGATGGTCCTGTAACAATAGAACTGGAGTCCCCAGCAGCCACTGTTGACCCTAAACAA CTGACAAAACttgaaaaacagcaacaaagaaaagagaagaccaGAACCAAGGTGCCATCTGAGTCAAGTAGAGAAAGAAATGCCCCCCGAAACAAGGATGACCCCAGTGCCAGCAGCGGAGCAGAAGGAGATGTGTCCTCGGAAAGAGAGCCTTAG
- the SMIM26 gene encoding small integral membrane protein 26 has product MKPARAAVWNARAALLYSLGGWTTLGGLIYYSRQNKARIGNENDPEANQGIRKEVHTKEYPFGLTVTTEITYKEVQPPLTRLLRRVVSFFVPNDDPPSEK; this is encoded by the exons ATGAAGCCGGCGCGCGCGGCCGTGTGGAACGCCAGGGCCGCGCTGCTCTACTCGCTGGGCGGCTGGACCACGCTGGGCGGCCTCATCTACTACAGCCGCCAGAACAAAGCCCGCATCG GGAATGAAAATGATCCTGAGGCAAACCAAGGGATCCGCAAGGAAGTACACACTAAGGAATATCCTTTTGGATTGACAGTGACAACAGAGATAACATACAAAGAAGTTCAGCCTCCTCTCACTCGACTGCTCAGGCGTGTGGTGTCATTCTTTGTTCCTAATGACGACCCTCCTTCCGAAAAGTGA